Within Aspergillus oryzae RIB40 DNA, chromosome 2, the genomic segment CGGCATACCGTAAGAGCCGGCTGGAGAGGATATCTCGTAGTGCAACAGTTCGAGTGACCGGGACGTGAGCGGTGGCACTTTTTCCGGAGGGAACGATCGTGAAACTTCCTGGATGACCGATAGTGCACGGAGCTCTGGTGCGACAGAGAGAATCTGGTGTAGAGTTGAGGGATGAACTTGGGTAGATGACAATGTCAATGATTGCAAAGAGGCTCGGTTTTcaggcaaggagaaaaatGCGGCAAGCCCGCTTGCCGTGACGTTCGGGGTATCTCGAAGGGTAAGCCGCTCAACGGCGGGAAACGGGGGAAACGTTTGAGAGTGTGCGAAGGTGGCATCATCGAGCCAGGGAAGATCGTCCAAGGTCAAGTCACGAAGCTTGGGAAACGCGCCCAGGCCGAACCGGAGAATATGAGGCTCGACTTGCAGTCCTGACAATTCCAGTATTTCCAGATTTGCCCAAAGGTGTGTGCCAGGCAGTTGCGAAAATGTGCCCTCCGACCCGTGGCGATAATTCATCCGACGAAGATCTGGACACCGGGCCATGATCTCCTGCTTCAGAGCGAGGCATGCGGGGTCGTCACTGAAGAAACCAGCGGGTAAATCCACGTAGCGGAGATTGGGTAACACGGAGACCGTTCGTGCAATCTCCGCTTTGCTCGCCTCGCGAGTCATATACGGCATGCGCAGCGAGCGGACCATACTCCCTAAGCCATGTGATTGTCGAACGGTTCGCATGAAGAGCGACAGGCGAGCTTGGGGGGCGTCTTCGGGGTCGCCATTCTTGTCGAAGAAGGAGCGGCGTTTCCGTTTAGCGGATAACTGAACCTCGAGCTCACAGTAGTGGACGGCGTCGATGCGGACATTGGAGTAACTAGTGATTGAGATGGGAGATTAGCCAGGGTaaagggggagggaaatCATTCGAAGATGCAATCCCTACAGAAGAGTGTCCGCATCGATGGACCACCGCTTGCACACCAACGCGCAATGCGCGAGGTCACGCATGTCACAAAGCATACAGCCATCCTCGGTCATGGATTCCTCGGACGTATCATAGCTGTTATCTTCGGTGTGGGGACAaacgaaggagaaaatgCGGATTAAGACACGTCGCGGTAGCCTCTTGGTGTAATCGGTGCCCATGATGGGCAGTGGAGGAACATCCTCGCGGTGAGTGCGGAGATGCTCATAGCTGGCCGCATTCCCCGCACGGCTATGACTTTTCGATCGCTTGCGAAGACGGCTTAGAAAACCCATGATGAGAGCGAGAAGCACAAATGCATTGATGAAACACGAAATGTTCGAATTAAAacgaaaaaagaagggagggtGGTGTTGCAGTCAGAGAAATATTAAGATGGCAAGATTAAGGCTAAGCGAaagagaggaggagaggatgcGTGAGAAATGAACGGAGCCGGAGGTTGCGAATGGAAGTGGGGACGGGGAACCTCCACCAGATATGGGAAAATGAAATCAATTAAATCAGCACCGGGAAGTGCCGTCGAATTATCTTTTGCCAGTGTTCCACTCATCCAACTCCAAACTGCGCCCGGGGGGTTCCCCAATGGAGAAATCTGGCGGTTGCTTCTTTGCCCATCGGGCTCGCTCTTTGATTCTATTTGTTCACGTTTCACTCCCACGGCTCTTGGGAGGTGTCGATCCTGCAGCTGAGGGTCAATCATTTCAGCCTTCCAAGGAACTAGTCCGCACGACAGGTACAGGGTTACTGGGATCGATGCGCTATGCTTATTTTTATCGACCATCCAGAAGCGAAATAACGAGGATAATGTTGCCCAGTTTCTGGAGAGCACGCTTGCCAAGAcaggggaagagaaggtccATCGCGTTTCAGGAGAGCGGTTATGGCCCCTCCGATGGTTGGATGAAACAGGTGGGGCGCACGTCGTGATGAACCACAAATTAATTGAAGGATCACTCTAATGCCCTTTGAGTGAAAGTGCCTGTCAGAATGTGTTGGACAGACTTTCTTAGTTCTCATCAAACTTTCAACACTTTCTTTATATCGCCCCCAATGCAACAAAGAACGGAGATTACATCGTTTCCGCGGGATTTCTTGTTGTCGGCTTCTGCAAGGATCACATGTTTCACGCAGGGGGAAAGCGTGCTGCGCTTACACAATCCATGAGAatgatctatatatattatggATCACTAGTTCTCGCATTGACGGTTGAGGTACTGCCGCAGTTGGGGGCCTAGTGATCTCACGTAATGCTATACTGGTTAATATTTCCTGGAATATCTaatcctcctcgtcctcatcgtcgcTGTGCCACTCATGCGCATTAGCACCCAGACAGTTCTTATAGGCCTCCCTGATACGGTCCTTGACAGAAGGCGCTGCTTGGGCCAAAGCTTCCAAACACTTTATCACTCAGTAAATATCTTACCTAGTCTTGATAGACCAGACATACCTTGCCTTGTTCGCCAATCATTGTGATATATGACCTGCCCGTCGTCAGGATCGCCATTCTCTGGTTGCAGGACGCCATAAGGATCCTCGCTCAAGAGATGGTAGAAGTATGATTTCAAATCCTGATGTAGTCTTGCAACCTGAATGTAAAAGTCAACAGCCATTCCCTGATCACATAGTGAGGGATCATACCTCCTCCCATTTCGGAACGATTATATGCGCATCGTCTTTGTCGAAATGCTCGTCATATTCCTCTATTTCATAGGCAGCGCCGCTGGTCTATCTCCAAACAGTGTTGGTGTCGTCGCATAAATTCTGGTGTTAGAATTATTGTGCTTGAATATGGCTGGTGCATACCTGGTAGGTTTCCTTGCTGCTCTTTACAGCTATTATAGTTTCTGCACTCGCGAGGGCCTCCCGGAGGGCATGACAAATGTGCCCGAGGAGACGGTCAACTCTATCGGTCATGATGAGCTGAGAATGTCAGACGAAAGGATGTTTGGAGGAGAAAATAGAATTGGAAGATGAGCGAAGCAGATGATTAGATAGGGAGGGGTAAATAGCACAGCCAGCTTCAGCTGATCTTCAACCGCAGACAATCGGATCTTCCCCTTGGAACATGGAtactccatcatcatcattccatATTGCCCAATATTAACGCCCATTCATAAGCGGACTCGGTTCCCTCCATAGGTAGTGGTCGCCGCGGGCATACAAAGATTTCCCAGTCAAGCGATAAATATGTGACTCAATATCTTGTTATCTGGGTGACATGACTGCTGGTGTatattgaagatgctggatAATTAATCGAGGAAGATAGTTTGTAGGGAAGAACTTTGTATAATAACCTGATCACAGTGTTAGGTGTCTGGCATTGCTAAAAGGATTGGGAGGGGGGGTATTCATGTGTAATATATTGATAAATTTGGTACATCTTGTGGTTTGTGGTTTGTAGTTTGTAGTATGTGTCGGGGCACGATAAAAATTAATTGTTTGCTGCCAAATGATCCATCATTACTTTCTAAGCTTAGTACTCCAATTACAGAGGTAGTTCCAGTTGGCTAAATAGGCGTTTGGAAGAGTTGGCAAATGCCACTATGATATGTTCTTTGTCGATTGGTTTATGTTGTACTGACCCTTTGGCTAGTGAGCTTGATCTTAGAGGATGTTATGAACCATACGATATACTACATAAGTATCATAAGTATGGAGTAAGACAAATGTATTTCCAGTGCGGCAGTGTGGTGCTGAAAACCGTATGATTGTGCGCGAGTCAGGTCTTCAATGGTGCTAGCAGAGTTGGATCTATCTTATCGCCTAACTTTGATAACACATTTGTTGGGCAGTAATGCGTGTCTGCCCCGGGGTTTCAGGAGCTAGAAAACTAAACTGGATATACCTACCTAGAAGAGGGAAGGCGCGGTTTAGACTTTAGGTTCTGCTACATGATAAAGAAGAACTTCAAATACCTCTTAAACTCTTTACTATTTATACCAAATCTTGTAGACACAAAAGTGATGGGAGTCTTTACATCTCGCAAACCTGGCAACGCACTTGCCACTTATATTCTGGATTCTGCTCTGTGAGACGCTGAAGATAAACAGCTTCAGGCCGGAGAATAGCAAGTTTAGATGTTGAATGAGAGTCTAAAGCAAAACATTATTGTAGTGGTTAGTTCCACCCATCATGGTATTTTGGATGCAAGCTGACAGACAAGAATATGCCGACGAGGTATTGCAGATAATATCAAATCTGCGATTTAAACTACAGCTTCGGGTAGTTCTAAGCGGCTTACAGAGACACTAGAGCTGTAACTATAAATCCCTGCAGAGAGAATGTCTCAAGAGTAACCATTGATGCAGCAGCATGCTCACATAGCTGTGCAAGTAGGCTTGTACACGTTGATACCCCAGGCGTCATTCATCACCGTAGACCCACCATTGAGAATCACACCAACTGGGATATACATCTAAGCATAGAGATCCGGCTTTTGGGGCTCGGGTTTAGGCTTATCTTGGATCTTCGTTATACGAGCGGCGAGCATTGTTCCACTAGGTTGTGTATTTGCTCAGAGGATCTGCAACCCTTTCTGTTCCAACATCCATGGGATTCTCATCAATTTATGCCGGAAAGATGAGGTCTCTATTGAAACGCGCTGCCTCCAGAGTTCTCACGACCGTATACCACAACTGCGGAAGTCCGTAGTTCATATTGACTCGAATGCCTTTTGTAGCCCACTTTTTGAGGCCCTCGATATTGTCATGGAATGTGGTATCTTCGCAGCCGGTGGTAATTGCTGGATACCATATCGGAACAAATTTCCTGGTCTACAGTGGAGCGGCGAGCCCTCCATGCTATCTGACGGGTCGGTGATTTTTTTGGGGTAGGAACCTAACCAGACGCGTGAGCTCGGCCATCTTGTAGATAATTCTCATTATGGAAACAGATTGTGATGAGCTCTATTTCGATAGGTCGAGTCACATGGTCACAAGCTGCTCCTACCCCGCCCTTCGTGTTCTTGAGCATGCTTAACTGTCATATATCCAACCCCACATCTGATCTACGCACTTCACTATGAATCCGACTCCAAAGACCGGGGTAACAAACTGCGCTAGGCTGATTGATCATGAGCAGAGAGAGGAGGCTAATGAATCCCCAAGGCCTCGCTTATGGAACAGAGAGAGGTGAGTATCCACCATTATGCAGACTAGGTCTAAGTTTTGTAACTTTGTCAGCAGCTACTTTGGAtccctcatcttcaatcTAGGCGCTTTCGCGCTCCCTGCTCTATACAGTACTCTCAGCAAGCTGTGGATTGCAAATATTGACTCTAGTCAAGTTGTTACCACCGATATATACACCTATATTGGCGTTATTGTCCAGGTCTTGAATGATGGCTTTCCAAGATCGGCTTGGCTCGTTATAGGAGACAAATCAGCCAGATCTGTAACCTCACGGTTAAGTCTATCATATACCATTATAGTAGTGCAGACTGTGCTGGGAACAGTCATGACAGGGATCTTCCTCGCAGCATCAAATAGTCTAGCGGCGGCATTTATGCCGGTAGAAGTCCGGCAAACCTCTCTGAAATATGTCCGGATATCTTCTATCGCAGCCTTATCATCTGCT encodes:
- a CDS encoding F-box domain protein (predicted protein); this encodes MGFLSRLRKRSKSHSRAGNAASYEHLRTHREDVPPLPIMGTDYTKRLPRRVLIRIFSFVCPHTEDNSYDTSEESMTEDGCMLCDMRDLAHCALVCKRWSIDADTLLYSNVRIDAVHYCELEVQLSAKRKRRSFFDKNGDPEDAPQARLSLFMRTVRQSHGLGSMVRSLRMPYMTREASKAEIARTVSVLPNLRYVDLPAGFFSDDPACLALKQEIMARCPDLRRMNYRHGSEGTFSQLPGTHLWANLEILELSGLQVEPHILRFGLGAFPKLRDLTLDDLPWLDDATFAHSQTFPPFPAVERLTLRDTPNVTASGLAAFFSLPENRASLQSLTLSSTQVHPSTLHQILSVAPELRALSVIQEVSRSFPPEKVPPLTSRSLELLHYEISSPAGSYGMPPVASSYYSYLISSLMSNSLPALRDLYVRDAGFPETLLLAPPPRLFGGGESGPQFGGGILAQPLNVYSKGLDELEWNFTPYEPPSTRGRRDSTTRPVSFHDAQLSRSWGGDARKSVLVGNGFGGFLAVPVDDGRPKSSGGWRRESRGDLWR